DNA sequence from the Malus sylvestris chromosome 10, drMalSylv7.2, whole genome shotgun sequence genome:
TAATCAAAGGAATACCAAAACTCACGAACCAACCTTCATATCCCAAGTTCCAAtaaaagcactttgggccaccATTGTGTAAGATGGGCTTTAAGTTCCTTGAGATTTCCATGGGCTTCACAACAAAACCAAGGTCACCATGGTAAATTGGCACAACTAGGGTTTCGATTCTTTCTCCTCACTAGTATTTAAACCCGCCTCCAGGCTCTCATCCATCATCACAGCAAAGCATACCTCCGGCCTCCTCTAACCCTCTGTGtctctctcttaattttttatttttttttcatttttgtggtGATGAAATTGGCCTGTGATGTTTTGATATTGTATTGTCCGTACCATCCGAGATATTTTGGTATCTTTGATGATTCAATCACTAGCCTCTGAGGCCTCCTCTTACCCTTTTAATAAAGTATTTTAATTTGTCCAAATTTTTGGTAGTTTTTTGGCGAAGAGAGGCAGTGATGATTAAATCTGTGTACCATCAAACTTTGAGAGCTCTGGATTTCGGGCTTGTTGATGCCAACTTTACACTCtgagcctttttttttattcataatatctgaaatttttgtgttgatttgtgttttgttttgtttttcgatTGGGTAATTTGGGTTATTGAGAAAGCATGGGAATTTGTTGGGTTGGGTGATTGGAAAGGCAACAAATTAGAGTCTCTGATTCGCTTGTTTCGATAGCGTAATTAGTGCTGTACGTTGCCGATAAGAAGATGGGAACTGAGATTCTGGCATTTGCCTTTTACTTCCATAAGGTTTATGCATTCAGATGTTCCCACATCctaattaaaattcaaattaattgtaTTTGTGTAATTTTATTGGAAGAGTCTCTAATGTTCTAAATGCAGATTGTTTCCATGCTATTTGATTCTGGGTGTTTCAGCCAATTGGGGTGCTTCTGGCCCATTTGGTAAACTGTTAATTTGTAAATGTCTCCATCTTAGGTGGGTAACATTTTAAATCTGAATCCTGTTTGGGGgttttttttggaatttattTGATGAATTTGTTTGAGTTGGAAGTGGGATTTGGCAAGAGTGATGATTCAATTAGATGTGTGAAAAAAGGAGAAATCTTTTTTCATGAACTCAATTATTTGAGGCATTTGGAATTGTCTGACTTGCTTTCCATCATTATATATATCTTGTTTATTGCTGAAATTAGTTCACttgcgtttgttgcgccggactgtctcggactggactagctgccgggactaagctggactggcttagactggactaagctggactaacttagtgaagcgtttggtgcagtctcggactaagaagcaggataagaaaaacagtactgttcaccagatttgtgtttgcttagactaggactacaaatttttgtcattgtgtaatagagtaatgctacaaatctcatgatatgggttaattggagcatatttttgccatgtatattatgaatcttaaaaaaaattgacaattgttttgtttctattacctgctaatagaattgggtttaatttgcaaatgtagcttgatttaaactctatcacccaacagaagaaaaataatagtggccaatacatgcaacttcaacaaatacaagtacataagatctccataatttagaaaatcctagttaacattagttaacattagccaaaatagatctccataatttacaaaatggctagttaacataagccaaaatactagtgcaaagctaagttataagtcataacataagactgtatgattaataaaatacatccatgttaacgttaataaaatacatccatgttaacattagccaaaatcctcATCCGCTTGCGTTGTCTCTTAAAAGTctttggacgaacactttcttgagttccggtttgattgccctgaacactcccacattttttggtttatccaaaataagagacaatgcatcaatttgatccataggagagagacccattgcttcaagttcattagctatgtcagtatgatctgcagtaccttgaactaaagcttcagttaccatttgcatcctcttcccactttcaacataaaaatctttcagtccactgataattgcctcggttccatcacttgaacttcccacagctcttttcctctttctttggctattttcagatggggtgctttgttggctttgttggttcattgaagaaacaaaattatcacctccaatatcactttcaccaacatgatcatgactttgttcctccaccatttgagcaggggtttcggctacattacccgtagcccgatcttttccaaatatatatgcaaatctatcaaacagtggaaaaggtttgcttctccatccatcggcttctttatttctctaagattatatcaacatagcaaaactaaaatttagcatgcgtaacaaatataggagcaagaatataactaatgcataaataaaataggatatgaacctgcacataagtttgccatgcgtcatcactgtcaacttcaacgcactttttgacatcattccatgcaaatccacttgtgtttatcatgtcaacgaccatactatatgtttttttccatttcttcaacttggactcaatatgtggatttgcctttatatttgaatgaggacataaaacattgacagcttttgctatttcaaccaaagtaccttgtttgaaagcaccggtgtcacaccgttgcttccgagcaacaaaatcctcaagaactcctagtaatacttcttcctcaaatgcttcccatttacgccttcttccttttggctcttgagtagcattcaaaatattttcgttatccatacctaaacaaaaaatattttaatgaaggaaaataccatacaaataatcaatttgcataatatccaatcaacttgcataatatccaatcaacttgcataatatccaattaatttgcataccatccaatcattgtgctaatatctaacaaatgcatgataaaaaggaatactaaaataaaatgttatcattaaaacatatagctagttcggttgctggttcctaattgctctccactcaTTATACATTTCCTCAGCCATATCATTCCTCATTGCAGTCCACTGGTCCGATGATTGAAcactaccaacatattcaccttcttctgtattttgtccatcttctattattggcaaattctccattggatctactgacatctcttgcctaataagattgtgtagtaggcaacaagcggtaattattcgaccttgtgtccttatcggatagaaagatggactccttagtatcgaccaccttccttttagcaagccaaaacagcgttcaattacattccttgccttagaatgcttcatgttaaaatattcttccttattagaaggtgttcgtccctcccattcagataaatgataaggtattcctctatagggtgcaaggaatccttcaccatttgtataaccaccatctacaaggtaataacaacctaatgaaaaaaaaaaacagaccttattagtgttttgtagttgacaaacagaactaaacctaacttagaaagttgagactaagtaatagtcttacccgctggtaccttaaaaccattaggcctactaattgcatcatgtagcactctagagtctgatgcggaaccctcccaccccggaaacacatatatgaactgcatatctcctgaacacacacctaacacattagttgcgactcgaccctttcttgttcggtatcttggtttgtcaatttcaggtacatgcacatcaatgtgtgttccatccaatgctcccaagcaattcttaaaaataaaaaataaaaaactttttgttaatttatacaaagggaatgaagagttaaagcttaaggaaaatgaaaaatatttctcatcataccttaaaacatcgccacctagcatctgtagaatcaataggcacaggctgtgggacttttagtaggaaaccttgtaatcgcaaaattccttgcaatacgctattgaaatacctacttatagtctctcccgacctataaaatctaccgccaacactacgattcttagtatgatgtgctaatatttgtaaagtcatacacacctgttcctctacagacaccaaaccatcagtttttaccctcccatcttgacgaagtaagtcgcataatatgccaaaagtccttctatccattctcaattcgttaacacattcagtatcagtattccctattataccattcagataacacaaactaatctctcgtctaataagtgaacggttagtcaatgtgggtcgttcaacatgtctctgtttgccacgtagcatcatcaccacaagaatcgtacaaatacaaattgtttccaaataagacatctctaacaataagatcaataaaagcttccttcgatccatatctatccaaacaaaaacaaaaaacaaaaaacaaattaactaaatcattaacccgaggcaacaaatatacatatggcgttgaaaaaaaaaagttttcattaacccgaggcatcaTATTCAAAATGTTCTACTCTTATACATCTATAAACATTTGTCTAAGAACACTAGTATGAGGATTGCTATCATTGCTAGGCATTGCATGTGAAAagggaaattaaaggacacctgtaatgcagtagccttagccttagccttccgtttatgctcctcttctctgcaaccaacaaccacaacaaattgcaattcagcatcaaccccacacaatacaaaacattcacattgtatacacagtacatacatacacactgcaaacacagtacatacatacactgcatacactacacacacactgcatacatacacactgcaaacacagtacatacatacacacactacatacactgcatacactacacacactacatacactacacacacacactgcatacactacacacacaccctgcaagtacacacacagtgcatacatacatacacacactgcatacaccctgcatacacacacactgcatacacagtacacaaacacacacactgtATACACATTGcacacacagtacacaaacacacacacactacatacactacacttacacacacactgcatacactacacacacaccctgcatacacactgcacacacacacactcacactcacacactgcacacacacacacacacactacatacactacacttacacacacacactgcatacactacacacacaccctgcatacacactgcacacacacacacaaactgcatacacactcacacacacactgcacacacacacgcacacactgcatacacacacacacactgcacacacactcacacactgaacacagtcacacacacacacacactggacacacacatacacacactgcatatatacacacacacacaaactgcacacacacactgcatacacacacaaattgcacacacacacaaactgcacacacacacactgcatacacacacaaactgcacacacacacaaactgcacacacacacacactacatacacacacacactgcacacacactcacactcacacacactcacactcacacacactcacactcacacactgaacacagtgacacacacacacacacggggacagagtgcaacacactcttaccctcacacacacactctgtttttatactcacacacacacactgcatacatacttgcatacacacacactgcacaca
Encoded proteins:
- the LOC126584603 gene encoding uncharacterized protein LOC126584603 isoform X2, coding for MDNENILNATQEPKGRRRKWEAFEEEVLLGVLEDFVARKQRCDTGAFKQGTLVEIAKAVNVLCPHSNIKANPHIESKLKKWKKTYSMVVDMINTSGFAWNDVKKCVEVDSDDAWQTYVQRNKEADGWRSKPFPLFDRFAYIFGKDRATGNVAETPAQMVEEQSHDHVGESDIGGDNFVSSMNQQSQQSTPSENSQRKRKRAVGSSSDGTEAIISGLKDFYVESGKRMQMVTEALVQGTADHTDIANELEAMGLSPMDQIDALSLILDKPKNVGVFRAIKPELKKVFVQRLLRDNASG
- the LOC126584603 gene encoding protein ANTAGONIST OF LIKE HETEROCHROMATIN PROTEIN 1-like isoform X1 yields the protein MDRRKLLLILLLEMSYLETICICTILVVMMLRGKQRHVERPTLTNRSLIRREISLCYLNGIIGNTDTECVNELRMDRRTFGILCDLLRQDGRVKTDGLVSVEEQVCMTLQILAHHTKNRSVGGRFYRSGETISRYFNSVLQGILRLQGFLLKVPQPVPIDSTDARWRCFKNCLGALDGTHIDVHVPEIDKPRYRTRKGRVATNVLGVCSGDMQFIYVFPGWEGSASDSRVLHDAISRPNGFKVPAGCYYLVDGGYTNGEGFLAPYRGIPYHLSEWEGRTPSNKEEYFNMKHSKARNVIERCFGLLKGRWSILRSPSFYPIRTQGRIITACCLLHNLIRQEMSVDPMENLPIIEDGQNTEEGEYVGSVQSSDQWTAMRNDMAEEMYNEWRAIRNQQPN